The proteins below come from a single Thermotoga sp. KOL6 genomic window:
- a CDS encoding TM1266 family iron-only hydrogenase system putative regulator: protein MEKRFYILTIVVEDRERAYRQVNELLHNFSEDILLRVGYPVKEENVAIIFLVLKTDNDTIGALSGKLGQISGVRVKTVTLKR, encoded by the coding sequence TTGGAAAAAAGATTTTATATACTCACCATCGTCGTGGAAGATAGAGAAAGAGCCTATCGCCAAGTAAACGAACTTCTTCACAATTTTTCTGAAGACATTCTACTCAGAGTAGGTTATCCCGTCAAAGAAGAAAATGTGGCGATTATTTTCCTCGTTCTGAAAACAGATAACGATACGATCGGTGCCCTCTCTGGAAAACTTGGACAGATTTCCGGTGTTCGGGTGAAAACAGTCACTCTGAAGAGGTGA